The genomic stretch AAGCAGAAGGCAACTCGAGCACGTGAAGCAGAAAGAATCAAACTTGGGGAGAACGCGGTTTACGCGCGATCTCCCTTGTGAGATCAACCGATCGATGACTGCTATGCGAGGACCGGTTCGCCGACGGTCCAGCGGTGGCCGTCGCGGATCACTTTGCGGTAGAGCGTATCGCGTTCGACTGGGATGCAGCCGGCTTCGCGGATCATGTTGTGCAGCTGCTCGACGGTCAGCGCCTGCGGGGTCTTGGCACCGGCGTCGTGGTAAATCGTTTCGTGAACCACGGTGCCATCGAGGTCATCTGCTCCGAAGCCGAGGGCAACCTGAGCCGTCGATTCACCCAGCATAATCCAGTAGGCCTTGATGTGGTCGAAGTTATCGAGCATCAGGCGGCCGATCGCGATTGTCCGCAGGTCCATCTGGCCGGTCGGCTTGGGAATGTGATCGAGCCCCGTGTTCTCCGGATGGAAGGCCAGCGGAATGAAGGTCTGGAATCCGCCGGTTCGATCCTGCAGGGTTCGCAGTCGGAGCAGATGGTCCATGCGATGCTCGGCCTGTTCCACATGACCGTAAAGCATCGTCGCATTCGAGCGGATGCCGAGGTCGTGAGCCGTGCCGTGAATGTCGATCCAGCGTTCCGAATCGGCTTTGTGCTCGCACAGCTGCTTGCGAATGTCCTCGTCGAAGATCTCCGCGCCGCCACCCGGCATGCTGCCGAGACCGGCGTCTTTCAGTTCCTGCAGCACCCAGTCGTACGGCTTCTTCGTGATGTGACTGAACCAGTTGATCTCGACCGCGGTCCAGGCTTTGATATGGATCTCGGGATCGGTTTCATGAATGATCCGCACGACATCGACGTACCAGTCGAACTTCTTCTGGTGATGCAGTCCGCCGACAACATGGATCTCGGTCGCCCCCTTCTCCTGGGCTTCGTGGACACGCTCGCGGATCATGTCGTCGCTGAAGATGTAGGCCTTGTCGGCCTTGAGATCGGAGCGGAACGCGCAGAATCGGCAGCGGTACACGCAGACGTTGGTCGGGTTCAGATGAATGTTGGTGTTGTAGTAGGCGTAGCGGCCGTTTTTCTGTTCGCGAACGTAATTCGCCAGCCGCCCGAGCGTCATCAGATCGACTTCGCGATCCAGAAACATCCCGTCGTCCATCGTCAGACGGGTGCCGGAATAAACCTTCTCTTCGATCTCTGCGATACGTTTCTGGACGTCTGCCTGCGACATGGAACTATACTCTCGTCGAGTTACTCGAACTAAGCGGGCCGGCGATGCGGGTTTTCAGGCCGGATTCTGCATGCGGATTATACGCAATCGGGCGTGCTGCCGCGCCGGGCAGTGTGAAAAATGCGACCAGTTGTCGCGGGGCGCACTCTACACGTCGAGCCACAGGTCTGCAATTCCGAACAACAGCAGCCCGAAACTGATCACGGCATTCACATTGAAGAACGCGACGCCGGCTCGGGACAGGTCCGACGGCTTCACGAGCAGATGTTCGTACACCAGCAGGCAGGCCATGAGAACGACTCCGACCAGAAAGATCGTCGACAGCGGACTGGTGACCGCGAAGGCGATCAACGCTGCCGCACACAGGAAATGGCTCGTCGCGGCCACCTTCAGAGCCTTCGGGACCCCCAGGCGAGCGGGGATGCTGTGCAGACCGGCGGAGCGATCGTACTCCGCGTCCTGACACGCATAAATAATGTCGAAACCGCCAACCCAGAAGAAAATCGCCGCGGCCAGCCACCACAAACTCGGCTCCAGAGAACCGGTCAGGGCGACCCACGTGGCCAGCGGGGAAAGCATCAACGCCGCAGCCAGCCAGTAATGAGCCAGCATGCTGAACCGTTTGATCAGCGAATAAGCGAGCAGAAACAGCAGGACGGGGACCGAAAGCATCAGCGGAAGCTGATTCGGCAAGAACAGCAGCGTTGAGGCGATGAATCCCAGGCTGCTGAGGATCGTCAGAGCGAGAACGCTTCCCGCACTCAGCAATCCCGCCGGGATGTGCCGGCCGGCCGTCCGGGGATTCTCGGCGTCGAACTTCCGATCCGCGTACCGGTTGAAGGCCATCGCCGCCGTGCGGGCAAAAACCATGCACAGCAGCACCCCCAGCAGATCCTGCCAGCGGAACGGAGCGACGGTTGACCAGGCCAGAATCGCACTCAACAGAGCGAACGGCAGCGCAAAGATCGTATGACTGAACCGGATCAGGCCCAGATACAGCGAAAGTTGCGACGGTCGTGGTTGTTCGGCTGCAGTCATCGAGTCATTTCTCATCAGTGGAAGAGCGCGATTCTAGTCGCCGGCAGAACCGAACTCAAACTGGCCGTGCTGAAACGTCACCTTCGATCCCGGGTTCGAAACGCGGTTGGCCCAGACGAGCATGTCCAGGGGACGAGTCACAGGAAGAGGCCGTCCTTCGCCGAGAAAAAGGCCAGCGATTCTTCGGCGAGCGGCAGACGGCTGACCAAGAGAGCGTCGGTCAGCTTCCACTTGCGGCTCCGCCACTCAGACGCACGCGTCTGAGCCATCCCTGATCTCAACGAGGGTATCGGACTATCCGACGCATCGGAATCGGCAAATAATTCCCCTCGACTGCCTGTCCCTGCTTTTCCCAAGACAGAAGTTGACCTGTCTTTCCTGATTCTGGTAGCTTCCCGCAAGGAGTCCACTTTTTCAGTCAGGGTAGATGCTATGTGTGGAATCATCGGTTACGTCGGACATCAGCAGGTCCAGAATCTTTTGCTGGACGGATTACACCGGCTCGAGTACCGCGGGTACGACAGTGCTGGAATCGCTGTGCTGGAAGGCGGGCAGATCTCGCTGACGAAGAAAGCCGGCCGCGTCCAGGAACTCGGACATGCCGTCGCCGAGGCTCCGCTTCAGGGTCACATTGGCATCGGCCATACCCGCTGGGCAACGCACGGCGAGGTCAACGACACCAACTCTCACCCTCATTTCGGCGGCGACGGTGAAATTTGCCTCGTGCACAACGGAGTGATCGAGAACTACTCGACGCTGCGGAAGAAGCTCAGAGAACGCGGTTTCGAGTTCGTCACCACGACCGACTCGGAAGTTGTCGCCCACCTGCTGGCATATGAATATCGTCAGGGACTCGAACAGGGTGGACGGGTCGGTTCCCAACAACTTTGCGTGGACGCTCTTCAGGCCACGCTGATTCAGCTCAAAGGGACGTACGGTCTGGCTGTTCTGTATCGCGACTGCCCGGACACGATGTATGTGGCCCGCGTCGGCAGCCCGCTCGTCATTGGCATTGGTGACCACGAGAACTTTGTCGCCAGCGATGCCAGCCCTCTGGCCGTGCATACCGAAGAAGTCGTCTATCTGTCGGACAACGAGATCGCCATCCTCACCCCCGATGATGTCCAGATCATTCACCGCGACAGCGGAGCGGTCGACCTGAAGATCCAGGTGCTCGATCAGTCCGCAGGCGATTCCGAACTGGGCGATTTCCCGCACTACATGCTCAAGGAAATCTACGAGCAGCCGCAGTCGATCGAAAACGCCATGCGAGGCCGCTTCGACGAAGATGAAGCCACCGCCGTATTCGGCGGGCTCAACATGACGGCCAAGGAACTGCGGAAAGTCGACCGCATCGTCCTCACCGCCTGCGGCACCTCCTGGCACGCCGGTCTGGTGGGCGAATATCTGCTCGAAGAGTTCGCCCGCATCCCGACCGAAGTCGAATACGCCAGCGAACTCCGGTACCGCAATCCGCCGATGTCCGAGAACACGATGATCTTCTCGATCACCCAGTCGGGCGAAACGGCTGATACGCTCGCAGCAATGCGGGAATGCAAACGCAAAGGTCATCCGACGCTCGCGATCTGCAACGTGGTCGGTTCAACGATCGCCCGCGAAGCGGACGGTGGAATTTATCTGCACGCCGGCCCGGAAATCGGAGTCGCTTCGACCAAAGCCTTCACCTCTCAGGTCACAGTGCTCACGTTGCTTTCGCTCTTCTTCGGTCGCATGCGGCACCTGTCGTACCCCGCCGGGAAGCGAATCATCCGCCATCTTCGGGACATCCCCGCTCAGGTCGAAGAGACACTGAAATGTCACGAAATGGTCAAGTACGTCTGCGAGAAGTACGCCCGATACAACAACTTCCTGTACCTGGGTCGCCTCTACAACTTCCCGGTCGCTCTGGAAGGAGCGTTGAAGCTCAAGGAAATCAGCTACATTCACGCCGAGGGTTACCCGGCTGCCGAGATGAAGCACGGCCCGATCGCTCTGGTCGACGAAGTCACTCCGTCGGTCTTCGTCGTTCCCAAGTGCGGCATCTACCCCAAGGTCATCAGCAACCTGGAAGAAGTCAAAGCCCGCAAAGGTCCAGTCATCGCCATCGCCTGTAAGGGAGATGAAAAGATCGCCGAACTGGCCGACGACGTGATCTACGTGCCGGACGTCGAAGAATACCTGCAGCCGCTCGTCACTTCGATTCCGCTGCAGTTGCTCTCGTACCACATCGCCCTGCACCGGGGTTGCAACGTCGACCGCCCGCGAAACCTGGCCAAGAGCGTGACGGTGGAATAGTCCACTCCCGCTGCCTCGCAAAGTATGCCACTGGCTGAGCCAGTGCGGCCCGGATGGTTTCACCCAATAAGGCGCGAATGGCGCTGCCTCTTGTCGCGGGCGCGACCCGCCCGCTGAGGCGGACGGGCCACCCGTTGAATCTCAATTCTGTGCGGCCGGGTCTCGAAGAAATCTCGTCCATGGTGCGGCCTCTTGTGACTTCGTCACCCGCCCGTGACGGACGGGCCACCCACTCCATTACCGTTTCCTGAGACCTGCTAAACTTCACGCCAATGGGATCCGCCAGCGGCTATTCCAGCCTGCGTTCTTGCGAACGCTTTCTGCGCAAAAAACAAGCCGGCCTCTTCCCGAGACCGGCTTGTCCTACCTGATTCGAATTGTCTTCAGCTTAGCGCCATGCGCTCCGGCGGCCACGGGACGACAGCAGCACCAGAATCACGGCCCCGATCAACGAGGCGATGAAGCTGGACGGCTGGAGAAGATCTCCTCGTCCCATGAAGAGATAGTAGCCGAATCCCCCCAGGAATGAGCCGGCGACGCCGAGCAGGATCGTTGCCAGCAAGCCCATCGGCTGACGTCCCGGCACCAGCAATCGTGCGATCGCTCCGACCACCAGACCAAACATACTCCACACCACAATCGCGACCAGCAAGTCCATCGTTGTATCCCCTCGGTTGAATGTTTCTCGTCTCAATCGAAGCCTTCTGAAATGAGCGACGACTTCGTTTCATCGAATATGCAGAAACCGTGCCGCAATCGGCCCCTCACTCCACATAAACCCGCAACCCGTTTCCACATAACGACTTGAACCGAACCCGCAGACCAGTAAAACTGGACGGTGACCGCTTTATTGATCGGTCAGCGACCATCTGTTTGCGGAATTGCTGACGGCCGATCTTGCGAACGCCCCGCCCGACGACCAGACTGACGCTTCACGTCTGGCGATCAGCAATTCCCTGATGCATTGGCTGTCCGATGTCTGGATCGACCCCGCCCCAGAGGCATTTTCAGACCACATGCTGGAGCATCATCCGTCGATCCGTTTCGCCAACGGTCGAAGGTCGAGCGGCTCTGGAAGAGCTCTGCAATCTTTACTGGGTTCCGCTCTACAGTTATCTGCGAAAGACAGGTCAGAGCCGCGCAGACGCGGAAGATGTGGTTCAGGGATTCTTTCTGCTGTTATTCGAACGCGACGACTTGCAGAAGCTCTCTCCTGAACGGGGGCGGTTTCGATCCTTTCTTCTTGCTTCGCTCAAAAACTTCCTCTGCAATCACCGCGAACGAGACCGAGCATTGAAGCGCGGTGGTGGCAAGCGGCCCATTCCAATCGACACCGCGTTCGCTGAGAACAGACTTCAACAGTCGTTTGCCCAACCGATCACTGCTGAAGACGCTTTCGATCGAGAATGGGCCCTGACTGTACTTGAAGCCGTTCAAGCACGACTTCGACAGGAGTACGAGAGTCGCGGCCGGCAGGCACTCCACCAACTCCTGGCATCGCACGCGACCGGGCACTCGGAAATGCCGTACCGCGACATTGCTCAGCAGGTGGACATGACTGAAGGGGCGATCAAAATGGCGATGAAGCGCTACCGGAAGCGATTTCACGAACTCCTGCGTGAAGAAATCTCGCAAACCGTCCTTAGCGAGGAAGATGTCGATGACGAGATCCGACTGCTCATTGCCGCTCTTCAGAAGTCCAGGTGAAAGGGGGCGGGGGCCGCAACCGCTGAATAACTGAGAAAAAAATCCGCGAGTCCGCGTGACTTCCGCCCGGCGTTTCTTCTCTCATAGGTAGAATACCTGCTCGAACCTGTGAGGACAGCAATGAACACCAACGCACACCTCTGTCCGGAATGTCAGAATCCGTTACCGGCCGAGGCTCCGAATGCCCCCTGTCCCATCTGCCTCATGAAGCTCGGTCTGGCGAGTTGGACCGCTCGCAGTCAGGACGCTGACGATCGGGCGAATGCGGCCACACGGGTTACGCCGGGAGCTTTCCAGGCGCCGGGCATCGCGGAACTCCAACCATGGTTTCCCCAGTACGAGTTGCTGGAACTGCTCGGCAAGGGAGGAATGGGAGCGGTCTACAAAGCGCGGCAGAAAACGCTCGATCGGCTCGTCGCAATCAAAATTATCAATCCGACCGCCGCAGAGGATGCGGCTTTCGCGGAACGCTTTCTTCGTGAAGCCCGATCGCTGGCGATGATGAGTCATCCGAACATCGTCACGGTGCACGACTTTGGTCGCACTGAGTCGAAGGCTGACTCTCCGCTTTTCTATATTGTCATCGAGTATGTCGACGGCTTGAATCTCCGAGAGTTGATGCGGGCCGGTGAAGTCTCCACCGCACAGGCCCTGAAGATC from Rubinisphaera margarita encodes the following:
- the mqnE gene encoding aminofutalosine synthase MqnE; the protein is MSQADVQKRIAEIEEKVYSGTRLTMDDGMFLDREVDLMTLGRLANYVREQKNGRYAYYNTNIHLNPTNVCVYRCRFCAFRSDLKADKAYIFSDDMIRERVHEAQEKGATEIHVVGGLHHQKKFDWYVDVVRIIHETDPEIHIKAWTAVEINWFSHITKKPYDWVLQELKDAGLGSMPGGGAEIFDEDIRKQLCEHKADSERWIDIHGTAHDLGIRSNATMLYGHVEQAEHRMDHLLRLRTLQDRTGGFQTFIPLAFHPENTGLDHIPKPTGQMDLRTIAIGRLMLDNFDHIKAYWIMLGESTAQVALGFGADDLDGTVVHETIYHDAGAKTPQALTVEQLHNMIREAGCIPVERDTLYRKVIRDGHRWTVGEPVLA
- a CDS encoding UbiA-like polyprenyltransferase, with the translated sequence MTAAEQPRPSQLSLYLGLIRFSHTIFALPFALLSAILAWSTVAPFRWQDLLGVLLCMVFARTAAMAFNRYADRKFDAENPRTAGRHIPAGLLSAGSVLALTILSSLGFIASTLLFLPNQLPLMLSVPVLLFLLAYSLIKRFSMLAHYWLAAALMLSPLATWVALTGSLEPSLWWLAAAIFFWVGGFDIIYACQDAEYDRSAGLHSIPARLGVPKALKVAATSHFLCAAALIAFAVTSPLSTIFLVGVVLMACLLVYEHLLVKPSDLSRAGVAFFNVNAVISFGLLLFGIADLWLDV
- the glmS gene encoding glutamine--fructose-6-phosphate transaminase (isomerizing) is translated as MCGIIGYVGHQQVQNLLLDGLHRLEYRGYDSAGIAVLEGGQISLTKKAGRVQELGHAVAEAPLQGHIGIGHTRWATHGEVNDTNSHPHFGGDGEICLVHNGVIENYSTLRKKLRERGFEFVTTTDSEVVAHLLAYEYRQGLEQGGRVGSQQLCVDALQATLIQLKGTYGLAVLYRDCPDTMYVARVGSPLVIGIGDHENFVASDASPLAVHTEEVVYLSDNEIAILTPDDVQIIHRDSGAVDLKIQVLDQSAGDSELGDFPHYMLKEIYEQPQSIENAMRGRFDEDEATAVFGGLNMTAKELRKVDRIVLTACGTSWHAGLVGEYLLEEFARIPTEVEYASELRYRNPPMSENTMIFSITQSGETADTLAAMRECKRKGHPTLAICNVVGSTIAREADGGIYLHAGPEIGVASTKAFTSQVTVLTLLSLFFGRMRHLSYPAGKRIIRHLRDIPAQVEETLKCHEMVKYVCEKYARYNNFLYLGRLYNFPVALEGALKLKEISYIHAEGYPAAEMKHGPIALVDEVTPSVFVVPKCGIYPKVISNLEEVKARKGPVIAIACKGDEKIAELADDVIYVPDVEEYLQPLVTSIPLQLLSYHIALHRGCNVDRPRNLAKSVTVE
- a CDS encoding GlsB/YeaQ/YmgE family stress response membrane protein; the encoded protein is MDLLVAIVVWSMFGLVVGAIARLLVPGRQPMGLLATILLGVAGSFLGGFGYYLFMGRGDLLQPSSFIASLIGAVILVLLSSRGRRSAWR
- a CDS encoding RNA polymerase sigma factor, yielding MSGSTPPQRHFQTTCWSIIRRSVSPTVEGRAALEELCNLYWVPLYSYLRKTGQSRADAEDVVQGFFLLLFERDDLQKLSPERGRFRSFLLASLKNFLCNHRERDRALKRGGGKRPIPIDTAFAENRLQQSFAQPITAEDAFDREWALTVLEAVQARLRQEYESRGRQALHQLLASHATGHSEMPYRDIAQQVDMTEGAIKMAMKRYRKRFHELLREEISQTVLSEEDVDDEIRLLIAALQKSR